Proteins encoded within one genomic window of Empedobacter falsenii:
- the thrC gene encoding threonine synthase yields the protein MKLYSTNNHKNRVDFKQAVFQSLPEDKGLYMPLSLEKLDENWLNSIENYSFQEIAKKVTNHLLKDDFSEETINNLIDDVINFPAPLVFLEDDLAILELFHGPSFAFKDFGARFMSRVMAHYSKKDNQLLDVLVATSGDTGGAVALGFLGVEGTRVTILYPKGKVSLIQELQLTANGKNIRAIEIDGTFDDCQALVKRAFLDKDLMKNLNLTSANSINIARLIPQSFYYFEAFAQAKRKGFEKVSFVVPSGNFGNITAGILASKLGLEVEQFVAATNANDTVPLFLKTENYLPKPSVQTFSNAMDVGNPSNWVRVMEFFEQDMEQLKSKMVSKAFSDIETTNAIVKINQEYDYIACPHTSIAWLAAKEYQAKKQDEKELVVFLSTAHPCKFPEVFPKEIRDKIVYPKEVEELKSKQSNKVKMNNNFDELKNWLLNN from the coding sequence ATGAAATTATATAGTACAAATAATCATAAGAACAGAGTTGATTTTAAACAAGCGGTTTTCCAATCTTTGCCAGAAGATAAAGGATTGTATATGCCTTTGTCGTTGGAAAAATTAGATGAAAATTGGTTGAATTCTATTGAAAATTATTCATTTCAAGAGATTGCGAAAAAGGTGACAAATCACTTATTAAAAGATGATTTTTCTGAAGAAACGATTAATAATTTAATTGATGATGTAATTAATTTTCCTGCGCCTTTGGTGTTTTTAGAAGATGATTTAGCTATTTTGGAATTATTTCACGGACCTTCTTTTGCTTTTAAAGATTTTGGAGCAAGATTTATGAGTCGCGTGATGGCACATTATTCAAAAAAAGATAATCAATTGTTAGATGTTTTGGTCGCAACTTCTGGCGATACAGGAGGCGCTGTAGCACTTGGCTTTCTGGGAGTAGAAGGAACGAGAGTAACGATTTTGTATCCAAAAGGAAAAGTGTCGCTGATACAAGAATTGCAATTAACGGCGAATGGAAAAAATATTCGTGCCATAGAAATCGACGGAACTTTTGATGATTGTCAAGCATTGGTCAAGCGAGCTTTTTTAGACAAAGATTTAATGAAAAATCTAAACTTAACCTCAGCAAATTCAATTAATATTGCTCGCTTAATTCCGCAATCTTTCTATTATTTCGAGGCATTTGCCCAAGCAAAAAGAAAAGGTTTTGAGAAAGTTTCTTTTGTTGTTCCGAGTGGAAATTTCGGGAATATTACAGCAGGTATTTTGGCTTCAAAATTAGGATTGGAAGTAGAACAATTTGTTGCGGCTACAAATGCGAATGATACTGTTCCATTATTTTTAAAAACCGAAAATTATCTACCCAAACCTTCTGTACAAACGTTTTCGAATGCGATGGATGTTGGAAATCCGAGCAATTGGGTTCGTGTGATGGAATTTTTCGAGCAAGATATGGAGCAATTAAAATCAAAAATGGTTTCAAAAGCTTTTTCAGATATTGAAACGACAAATGCAATTGTTAAAATTAATCAAGAATATGATTACATTGCTTGTCCGCATACGTCGATTGCGTGGTTGGCAGCGAAGGAATACCAAGCGAAAAAGCAAGATGAAAAAGAGTTAGTGGTATTTTTATCGACAGCGCATCCGTGTAAATTTCCTGAAGTTTTTCCGAAAGAAATACGAGATAAAATTGTCTATCCAAAAGAAGTCGAAGAATTGAAATCGAAACAATCGAATAAAGTTAAAATGAACAATAATTTTGATGAGTTAAAAAATTGGTTGTTGAATAATTAA
- a CDS encoding homoserine kinase — MNQIIENKYKLDQAKFLDKVHVFAPATVANMICGYDILGFAVDYPGDEVIMKKTEKLGIEILTITGDEGKLPLDAMKNTVSHSAWKLFCDLGLQDSFGLSIELHKKMPIGSGLGSSAASTVSGLFALNELLGKPLSKNELLPYCMEGERLACGAAHADNVAPSLFGGITLIPSYEPILVRSLPVPENLYVTLIYSKVEVPTKDARKLIKDKVQLSKAIKQWGNIASLVAALYENDYEEIGRSMQDDIIEPNRSLLIPYFNEMKSISLENNALTFGISGSGPTVMALSKSKLGAENIEQKLNDFLTIKEIEHLSFVSKINQQGPYIKH, encoded by the coding sequence ATGAATCAAATAATCGAAAATAAATATAAGCTTGATCAAGCGAAGTTTTTAGATAAAGTACATGTTTTTGCTCCTGCAACAGTTGCCAATATGATCTGTGGATATGATATTTTGGGCTTTGCGGTGGATTATCCAGGTGATGAGGTAATCATGAAAAAGACAGAAAAGTTAGGAATCGAAATTCTGACAATTACAGGTGACGAGGGTAAATTGCCTTTGGATGCGATGAAAAATACAGTTTCTCATTCGGCATGGAAATTATTTTGTGATTTAGGTCTACAAGATTCTTTTGGATTATCGATAGAATTACACAAAAAAATGCCAATTGGAAGTGGTTTAGGTTCAAGCGCGGCGAGCACAGTTTCTGGACTTTTTGCATTGAATGAATTATTAGGAAAACCACTTTCTAAAAATGAGCTTTTGCCTTATTGTATGGAAGGCGAACGATTGGCTTGTGGCGCTGCTCATGCGGATAATGTTGCGCCATCGTTGTTTGGAGGAATTACGTTGATTCCTTCTTATGAGCCGATTTTGGTGCGTTCTTTACCTGTTCCTGAAAATTTATATGTCACACTGATTTACTCAAAAGTAGAAGTGCCAACAAAGGATGCGCGCAAATTAATTAAAGATAAAGTGCAATTGAGTAAAGCAATAAAGCAATGGGGAAATATTGCAAGTTTGGTTGCAGCGCTTTATGAGAATGATTACGAAGAGATTGGTCGTTCGATGCAAGATGATATTATCGAACCAAATCGTTCTTTATTGATTCCATATTTTAATGAAATGAAAAGTATTTCGCTCGAAAATAATGCATTAACATTCGGTATTTCTGGTTCTGGACCAACAGTTATGGCGTTATCTAAAAGTAAATTGGGTGCAGAAAATATCGAACAAAAACTAAATGATTTTTTGACGATAAAAGAAATTGAACATTTATCATTTGTTTCTAAAATCAATCAACAAGGACCTTACATAAAACACTAA
- the thrA gene encoding bifunctional aspartate kinase/homoserine dehydrogenase I has protein sequence MKVLKFGGTSVGSVESIRAVVEIVKQERQQNNSIILVVSAISGLTNLLTKLSEEASSGSFDENDLKLFQEKHFEIVKALIDVPNQNPILTKLKLLMNELEALLEGVEILKELSPQTKDLILSFGERCSALLIAKVMQEHVGNSLAINASDYILTDHNFGQANVIEEKSFQNIQQLAKDYSDKLLVVTGFIAANEEGRVTTLGRGGSDYTAALIGAALHAEQIEIWTDVNGMMTADPRFVNKAFSLENLSYTEAMELSYFGAKVIYPPTMAPAFKLRIPILIKNTFQPDFEGTKIQFDSQPTDYPIKGISSIKDIALVNIKGSGLVGKLGFSGKLFSLLAQHHINIVLITQSSSEHSITLAIHHNEVEKAKQLIEEEFCLEIAAKWLEPIEIEENLGIIAIVGENMKKMVGVSGKLFYALGRNGINVRAIAQGSSEYNISVVINENDLSKALNAVHDAFFNHLKKTIHVFNVGVGNIGSTFLNQLEKQKDFLAKNNDIEIKLVGLSNSKKMMFDENGINLSNWKNELENSSSPADLNEFIQKMKQYNLPNCVFVDNTASSDLPNYYKQIFESSISVVTCNKIANSSSYQEYKKLKETARKYGIDFLYETNVGAGLPIISVLKDLRMSGDQILKIEAILSGTISYIFNHFKGENTFAEIVKKAQELGYTEPDPRDDLSGIDFMRKMLILARDNGYEIEAGDVKIDSILPKSCLEAATVEDFYQELVNENDYFEKIKHQADEEQKVIRYIGILEDGKISISLELVDNQHPFYALSGSDNIISFTTARYKERPLVVKGPGAGAEVTAAGVFADLVNISSIR, from the coding sequence ATGAAAGTTTTAAAATTCGGAGGAACATCAGTCGGATCGGTAGAAAGTATCCGCGCGGTCGTAGAAATTGTTAAACAAGAAAGGCAACAAAATAACTCGATTATTTTGGTTGTGTCTGCTATTTCTGGTTTGACCAATTTATTAACCAAATTGTCCGAAGAAGCTTCATCAGGAAGTTTTGATGAAAATGATTTAAAACTTTTTCAAGAAAAACATTTCGAAATTGTAAAAGCTTTAATCGATGTGCCGAATCAAAATCCGATTTTAACAAAATTAAAATTGTTGATGAATGAGTTGGAAGCATTATTAGAAGGGGTGGAAATTCTGAAAGAATTAAGCCCTCAAACAAAAGATTTGATTTTGAGTTTCGGCGAAAGATGTAGTGCTTTATTAATAGCAAAAGTAATGCAAGAGCATGTTGGAAATTCATTGGCGATTAATGCATCAGATTATATTTTGACTGATCATAATTTTGGTCAAGCGAATGTTATCGAGGAAAAATCGTTTCAGAATATTCAACAATTAGCAAAAGATTATTCGGATAAATTATTAGTTGTAACAGGGTTTATTGCTGCTAATGAAGAAGGACGAGTGACAACTTTGGGAAGAGGAGGTTCTGATTACACTGCGGCTTTGATTGGTGCGGCTTTACATGCAGAACAAATTGAAATTTGGACAGATGTAAATGGAATGATGACGGCGGATCCTCGTTTTGTGAACAAAGCTTTTTCGTTAGAAAATTTATCGTATACAGAAGCGATGGAATTGTCGTATTTCGGTGCGAAAGTGATTTATCCGCCAACAATGGCTCCAGCTTTTAAACTTCGAATTCCGATTTTAATTAAAAACACATTTCAACCGGATTTTGAGGGAACAAAAATTCAGTTCGATTCGCAACCAACAGATTATCCAATTAAAGGAATTTCGTCGATCAAAGATATTGCATTAGTCAATATAAAAGGAAGCGGCTTGGTTGGCAAATTGGGCTTTAGTGGAAAACTTTTTTCACTTTTAGCGCAACATCATATCAACATTGTGTTGATTACGCAATCTTCGTCAGAGCATAGTATCACGCTTGCCATTCATCATAATGAAGTCGAAAAAGCAAAGCAATTAATTGAAGAAGAGTTTTGTTTGGAAATTGCAGCAAAATGGTTGGAACCAATTGAAATTGAAGAAAATCTCGGAATTATTGCAATTGTTGGAGAAAACATGAAGAAAATGGTTGGTGTTTCGGGCAAGTTATTTTATGCATTAGGACGAAATGGAATCAATGTCAGAGCGATTGCGCAAGGTTCTTCGGAGTATAATATTTCGGTTGTGATTAACGAAAATGATTTGTCAAAAGCTTTAAATGCGGTACATGATGCGTTTTTTAATCATTTGAAAAAAACAATTCATGTTTTCAATGTTGGAGTAGGAAATATTGGGTCGACATTTTTAAATCAATTAGAAAAACAGAAAGATTTTTTAGCAAAAAATAATGATATCGAAATAAAATTGGTTGGATTATCAAATTCAAAAAAAATGATGTTTGATGAAAACGGAATTAATTTATCGAATTGGAAAAATGAATTAGAAAATTCTTCTTCTCCAGCTGATTTGAATGAATTTATCCAAAAAATGAAACAGTATAATTTACCAAATTGTGTTTTTGTAGATAATACTGCGAGTTCTGATTTGCCAAATTATTACAAACAAATTTTTGAAAGCAGTATTTCGGTTGTGACATGTAATAAAATTGCGAATTCATCTTCTTATCAAGAGTATAAAAAATTGAAAGAAACTGCTCGAAAATATGGTATTGATTTTCTTTACGAAACAAATGTTGGAGCAGGTTTACCAATTATTAGCGTGTTGAAAGATTTAAGAATGAGTGGAGATCAAATCTTAAAAATTGAAGCAATTTTATCAGGAACAATTTCGTATATATTTAATCATTTTAAAGGTGAAAATACATTTGCCGAAATTGTAAAAAAAGCGCAAGAATTAGGTTATACAGAACCAGATCCTCGCGATGATTTGAGTGGAATAGATTTTATGCGAAAAATGTTGATTCTTGCTCGTGACAATGGTTACGAAATTGAAGCGGGAGATGTAAAAATCGATTCTATTTTGCCTAAATCTTGTTTAGAAGCTGCAACTGTAGAAGATTTTTATCAAGAATTAGTCAACGAAAATGATTATTTCGAAAAGATAAAACATCAAGCAGATGAGGAGCAGAAAGTGATTCGTTACATCGGGATTTTAGAAGATGGAAAAATATCAATTTCGTTAGAATTGGTGGATAATCAACATCCGTTTTATGCCTTGTCTGGAAGCGATAATATTATTTCTTTTACAACAGCGCGTTACAAGGAACGTCCTTTGGTTGTGAAAGGACCTGGAGCTGGTGCAGAAGTTACAGCAGCTGGCGTTTTTGCAGATTTAGTTAATATAAGTTCAATACGATAA
- a CDS encoding DUF2797 domain-containing protein translates to MQFEGQIRKMTTENGTPINYYWNFKDDFIVMNQLLGKKIKINFDHYECLNCHEDKEIYQMGYCKNCFFTVPEANPSIINPELSTAHLGIVQRDLEFETKFELQPHIVYLANSSGIKVGVTRLTQVPTRWIDQGASEAIIIARTDNRYEAGMIEVSLKNVIADKTNWQRMLKNDVPEINLFEKYHEIRNEVNPDFQQFLVDEPDVWKLEYPVLSYPEKVKSLNLKKTHEIEGVLKGIKGQYLIFEDNTVFNVRGHEGFYVNFEV, encoded by the coding sequence ATGCAGTTTGAAGGACAAATTCGTAAAATGACAACTGAAAATGGAACGCCAATCAATTATTATTGGAATTTCAAAGATGATTTTATCGTTATGAATCAATTGTTAGGAAAAAAAATCAAGATTAACTTTGATCATTACGAATGTTTAAACTGTCACGAGGACAAAGAGATTTATCAGATGGGATATTGTAAAAATTGTTTTTTTACAGTTCCAGAAGCTAATCCAAGTATCATCAATCCAGAACTTTCAACAGCACATTTGGGAATTGTACAACGTGATTTAGAGTTTGAAACGAAATTCGAATTACAACCGCATATTGTGTATTTGGCAAATTCGTCCGGAATTAAAGTTGGTGTAACACGTTTAACGCAAGTTCCGACACGTTGGATTGATCAAGGAGCTTCTGAAGCTATTATTATTGCCCGAACAGATAATCGTTATGAAGCTGGAATGATAGAGGTTTCGTTGAAAAATGTTATTGCAGATAAAACGAATTGGCAAAGAATGTTGAAAAATGATGTGCCAGAAATTAATTTATTCGAAAAGTATCACGAAATCAGAAATGAAGTGAATCCAGATTTTCAACAATTTTTGGTTGATGAACCAGACGTTTGGAAGTTAGAATATCCAGTTTTATCTTATCCAGAAAAAGTAAAATCATTAAACCTAAAAAAGACACATGAAATAGAAGGTGTTTTGAAAGGGATAAAAGGTCAATACTTAATTTTTGAAGATAATACAGTTTTTAATGTTCGTGGTCACGAAGGCTTTTACGTCAATTTTGAAGTATAA
- a CDS encoding GH3 auxin-responsive promoter family protein: MGIVNKIMEIMMRSRMNVIEESIKNPVGTQERVLFENIKKAKSTIYGKEFHFDEIKTTQKFQEQVPAVHYEDFQPYIELARKGEKDVTWHGKIKWFAKSSGTTNAKSKFIPISNESLEDCHYAAGKTMFALYLNAYPETDIFMHKNLRIGGSSELYQKYDTRFGDLSAILIDNLPFYAEMKNIPNREISLMSDWNVKMNAIINATKNEDVGSLTGVPSWMLVVLNKLLAETGKNYLDELWPNLEVFFHGGISFKPYAENYNLITQKKLNYFELYNASEGFFGIQDQLLSKDLLLLLDNGIFYEFIPMEEFGSETQRFLTIGEVEVGKNYAMVITTNGGLWRYIIGDTVRFTSTNPHRIVVSGRTKHYINAFGEELMIENAEEALKRACMQTNSIVSEYSAGPIFMQGKEKGAHEWVIEFDKEPENFEQFIDCLDKGLQEVNSDYEAKRYNNMTLNRPIVHKARKKLFIEWMASRGKLGGQNKVPRLANTREFIEPLIELNNRS, translated from the coding sequence ATGGGAATAGTCAATAAGATTATGGAAATTATGATGCGTAGCCGAATGAATGTCATCGAGGAAAGCATTAAAAATCCAGTTGGTACGCAAGAACGTGTGTTATTTGAGAATATCAAAAAAGCCAAATCGACTATTTACGGAAAAGAATTTCATTTTGATGAAATCAAAACGACACAGAAATTTCAAGAACAAGTTCCTGCGGTGCATTACGAGGATTTTCAACCTTATATTGAATTAGCGAGAAAAGGTGAAAAAGATGTCACTTGGCATGGAAAAATAAAGTGGTTTGCAAAATCTTCTGGAACAACAAATGCGAAAAGTAAGTTTATTCCGATTAGTAATGAATCCTTAGAAGATTGCCATTACGCAGCAGGAAAAACAATGTTTGCGTTGTACTTAAATGCTTATCCCGAAACGGATATTTTCATGCACAAAAACCTAAGAATTGGCGGAAGTAGTGAACTTTATCAAAAATATGATACGCGTTTTGGTGATTTATCAGCTATTTTGATTGATAATTTACCTTTTTATGCTGAGATGAAAAATATTCCGAATCGTGAGATTTCTTTAATGTCTGATTGGAATGTGAAGATGAATGCGATTATCAATGCAACAAAAAATGAAGATGTTGGTTCTTTAACTGGTGTTCCTTCATGGATGCTGGTTGTATTGAACAAATTATTAGCCGAAACTGGAAAGAATTATTTGGACGAATTATGGCCAAATCTCGAAGTGTTTTTTCATGGTGGAATCAGCTTCAAACCTTATGCAGAAAACTATAATTTAATCACTCAAAAAAAATTAAATTATTTCGAATTATATAATGCTTCTGAAGGTTTTTTTGGTATTCAGGATCAATTGCTCAGCAAAGATTTATTGTTATTATTAGACAACGGAATCTTTTACGAATTTATTCCAATGGAAGAATTTGGTTCAGAAACTCAACGGTTTTTAACAATTGGAGAAGTTGAAGTTGGTAAAAATTACGCCATGGTAATTACAACAAATGGAGGTTTGTGGCGCTATATTATTGGTGATACGGTTCGCTTTACATCTACAAATCCTCATCGAATTGTTGTTTCTGGACGAACAAAACATTATATCAATGCATTTGGCGAAGAATTGATGATAGAAAATGCAGAAGAAGCTTTGAAACGTGCTTGTATGCAAACAAATTCAATTGTTTCTGAATATAGTGCTGGTCCAATTTTTATGCAAGGGAAAGAAAAAGGCGCGCATGAATGGGTAATCGAATTTGATAAAGAACCTGAAAATTTTGAGCAATTTATTGATTGTTTAGACAAAGGTTTGCAAGAAGTTAATTCAGATTACGAAGCAAAACGTTACAATAATATGACACTTAATCGCCCAATTGTACACAAAGCTCGCAAAAAATTATTCATCGAATGGATGGCTTCTCGTGGTAAGTTAGGTGGACAAAATAAAGTTCCGAGGCTAGCAAACACACGCGAATTTATTGAACCATTAATTGAATTAAATAATCGATCATAA